From Scophthalmus maximus strain ysfricsl-2021 chromosome 14, ASM2237912v1, whole genome shotgun sequence, one genomic window encodes:
- the arglu1a gene encoding arginine and glutamate-rich protein 1-A: MGRSRSRSSSRSKHSKSSKHSKKRSRTRSRSRDRERSKKRSKSREAKRNRRRESRSRSRSTTTSTRRERAASPPERIDIFGRTLSKRNALDEKQRKEEEERKAEMERQRKIRQLEIEEKLIEEETARRVEELVAKRVEEELEKRKDEIEREVLRRVEEAKRIMERQLLEELERQRQAELAAQKAREEEEKCKREELEKILEENNRKIADAQARLAEEQLRIVEEQRKIHEERMKLEQDRQRQQKEEQKMILGKGKSRPKLSFSLKATE, from the exons ATGGGCCGCTCTCGGAGCCGCAGCTCGTCTCGGTCCAAACACTCAAAAAGCAGCAAGCACAGCAAGAAACGAAGCCGTACTAGGTCGCGGTCCAGGGACCGGGAGAGGTCGAAGAAACGCTCGAAGTCCCGAGAAGCGAAAAGGAACCGGCGCAGAGAGTCTCGTTCCCGTTCTCGGTCCACCACAACTTCGAcccgcagagagagagcagcctCGCCGCCGGAGCGCATCGACATTTTCGGCAGGACACTGAGCAAGAGAAATGCCCTGGACgagaagcagaggaaggaggaggaagaaagaaaggcagaaatggaaagacaaaggaaaat CCGGCAGCTCGAGATCGAGGAGAAGCTGATTGAGGAGGAGACAGCACGGCgtgtggaggagctggtggccaAGCGGGttgaggaggagctggagaagaggaaggacgaGATCGAGAGGGAGGTTCTGCGGCGCGTTGAGGAAGCAAAGCGTATCATGGAGCGGCAACTTCTAGAGGAGCTAGAGAGGCAGCGGCAGGCCGAGTTGGCGGCGCAGAAGGCCAGAGAG gaggaagaaaaatgtaagcgggaggagctggaaaaaaTCCTGGAGGAGAATAACCGCAAGATCGCAGATGCTCAGGCCAGACTG GCTGAGGAGCAGTTGCGTATtgtggaggagcagagaaagatTCATGAGGAGCGCATGAAGCTGGAGCAGGACCGTCAGAGGCAGCAGAAGGAAGAGCAGAAAATGATCCTTGGCAAGGGCAAGTCCAGGCCCAagctctccttctccctcaagGCCACTGAATGA